From the genome of Fundulus heteroclitus isolate FHET01 chromosome 7, MU-UCD_Fhet_4.1, whole genome shotgun sequence, one region includes:
- the cxcr2 gene encoding C-X-C chemokine receptor type 2 — MKLYIFFIYIMGYLLLTSQDEQSWESMLERFEYPDQDNTSSNYPESAAPCSLQVPEFNSLAIMIVYIVVFLFSLIGNSVVVYVICSMSNGRNSTDIYLMHLAFADLLFCSTLPVWAVDFHFGWVFSNFSCKLFSAFQEASVYCGVFLLVCISVDRYFAIVRAKRVLSSRHLLVRVICGVVWLMAGLLSLPVAIKREKIYAPELKQYICYENITGESSDQWRVSLRVLRHTLGFFLPLVVMVFCYGWTVGSLFKMRSQQKHKAMRVIIAVVLAFILCWLPYNVTVLTDTLIRGGSLADTCETRYRVETALQVTKVLAFMHCMVNPLLYAFIGQKFRNELLTTLYKQGIISKKLWMSYRKGSAGSVASFRSRNTSVSVVNADGSWGVVA; from the exons ATGAAGCTCTACATTTTCTTCATATATATCATGGGTTATCTGCTGCTGACGAGTCAAGATGAGCAGTCATGG gAGTCGATGTTGGAACGCTTCGAATATCCTGATCAAGACAACACATCTTCTAACTATCCAGAATCTGCCGCTCCGTGCTCCCTGCAAGTGCCTGAGTTTAACTCGCTCGCCATCATGATCGTCTACATCGTCGTGTTTTTGTTCAGCCTCATTGGCAACAGCGTGGTGGTCTACGTGATCTGCTCCATGAGCAACGGCAGAAACAGCACAGACATCTACCTGATGCACCTCGCCTTTGCGGACCTCCTCTTCTGTTCCACCCTGCCCGTCTGGGCCGTCGACTTTCACTTCGGCTGGGTCTTTAGCAACTTCTCGTGCAAGCTCTTCTCGGCCTTCCAGGAGGCGTCCGTGTACTGCGGCGTCTTCCTGCTGGTGTGCATCAGCGTGGACCGGTACTTTGCCATCGTGAGAGCCAAGCGAGTGCTGTCCTCGCGCCACCTGCTGGTGAGGGTGATCTGCGGCGTCGTGTGGCTAATGGCCGGCTTGCTGTCTCTACCTGTGGCgattaaaagagagaaaatctaTGCCCCCGAACTGAAGCAGTACATTTGCTACGAGAACATAACCGGGGAAAGCAGCGACCAGTGGCGGGTCAGCCTCCGGGTCCTGCGGCACACGCTGGGCTTCTTCCTGCCCCTGGTGGTGATGGTGTTCTGCTACGGCTGGACGGTGGGCTCGCTGTTCAAAATGCGCAGTCAACAGAAGCACAAGGCCATGCGCGTCATCATAGCGGTGGTGCTGGCGTTCATTCTCTGCTGGCTGCCGTACAACGTCACCGTGCTCACCGACACCCTCATTCGAGGCGGCTCGCTCGCGGACACCTGCGAGACCCGCTACAGGGTGGAGACGGCGCTGCAGGTGACCAAGGTTCTCGCCTTCATGCACTGCATGGTCAACCCCCTCCTCTACGCCTTCATCGGGCAGAAGTTTCGGAACGAGCTGCTGACGACTCTGTACAAGCAGGGCATCATCAGCAAGAAGCTGTGGATGTCCTACAGGAAGGGCTCTGCGGGCAGCGTGGCCAGCTTCAGGTCAAGGAACACCTCTGTGTCAGTGGTCAATGCTGATG GATcgtggggagtggtggcctag
- the faima gene encoding fas apoptotic inhibitory molecule a isoform X1: MADLSWVYRFYFDRTEAKVSALRDSKQNQSARGSEPVRMSSDLAGVWEVALSDGVHRIEFEHGTTTGKRVIYVDGKEVVRRDWMFKLVGKETFSVGQTDTKATINIDAVSGFAYEYTLEINGKSLKQYMENRSKVTSTWLLNLDGIDCRVVLEKDTMDVWCNGEKIETAGEFVDDGTETHFTLGDHNCCVKAVSSGKKRDGIIHTLLVDGTEIAECTE; the protein is encoded by the exons ATGGCAGACCTGAGCTGGGTTTACAGGTTTTATTTTGACCGGACTGAAGCGAAGGTTAGCGCTCTGAGGGACTCAAAACAGAATCAAAGTGCGCGAG GATCGGAACCAGTCAGGATGTCCAGTGACCTGGCCGGGGTGTGGGAGGTGGCGCTGAGCGACGGAGTCCACCGGATCGAGTTTGAACATGGGACCACCACCGGGAAGAGGGTCATCTATGTGGACGGGAAG GAGGTTGTGAGGCGGGACTGGATGTTTAAACTGGTCGGGAAGGAGACCTTCAGCGTGGGCCAGACCGACACCAAAGCCACCATCAACATAGACGCGGTCAGCGGCTTCGCCTACGAGTACACGCTGGAGATCAACGGGAAGAGCTTGAAGCAGTACATGGAGAACAGATCCAAGGTCACCAGCACCTGGCTGCTCAACCTGGACGGCATTGACTGCAGAGTGGTTCTGG AGAAAGACACCATGGATGTTTGGTGTAACGGAGAGAAGATCGAGACCGCG GGGGAGTTCGTGGACGACGGCACGGAGACACACTTCACCCTGGGAGACCACAACTGCTGCGTGAAAGCCGTGAGCAGCGGGAAGAAGCGAGACGGCATCATTCACACCCTGCTGGTCGACGGCACCGAGATCGCCGAGTGCACCGAGTGA
- the faima gene encoding fas apoptotic inhibitory molecule a isoform X2, whose product MSSDLAGVWEVALSDGVHRIEFEHGTTTGKRVIYVDGKEVVRRDWMFKLVGKETFSVGQTDTKATINIDAVSGFAYEYTLEINGKSLKQYMENRSKVTSTWLLNLDGIDCRVVLEKDTMDVWCNGEKIETAGEFVDDGTETHFTLGDHNCCVKAVSSGKKRDGIIHTLLVDGTEIAECTE is encoded by the exons ATGTCCAGTGACCTGGCCGGGGTGTGGGAGGTGGCGCTGAGCGACGGAGTCCACCGGATCGAGTTTGAACATGGGACCACCACCGGGAAGAGGGTCATCTATGTGGACGGGAAG GAGGTTGTGAGGCGGGACTGGATGTTTAAACTGGTCGGGAAGGAGACCTTCAGCGTGGGCCAGACCGACACCAAAGCCACCATCAACATAGACGCGGTCAGCGGCTTCGCCTACGAGTACACGCTGGAGATCAACGGGAAGAGCTTGAAGCAGTACATGGAGAACAGATCCAAGGTCACCAGCACCTGGCTGCTCAACCTGGACGGCATTGACTGCAGAGTGGTTCTGG AGAAAGACACCATGGATGTTTGGTGTAACGGAGAGAAGATCGAGACCGCG GGGGAGTTCGTGGACGACGGCACGGAGACACACTTCACCCTGGGAGACCACAACTGCTGCGTGAAAGCCGTGAGCAGCGGGAAGAAGCGAGACGGCATCATTCACACCCTGCTGGTCGACGGCACCGAGATCGCCGAGTGCACCGAGTGA
- the parp9 gene encoding protein mono-ADP-ribosyltransferase PARP9 isoform X2 produces MDANLNIHLNRESVNIVKKCGDALCKVLYDKFGCVATINGVEMENESRTSYQRQPSPISPEKRWEFRLRSGVKISVWKADLTNFSADAVVNAANKYLQHYGGLAQALSTAGGPQIQKESADYVQKYGNLKTGEAVVFDAGSLPYNKIIHAVGPELDKHHSHSDFNKAESLLVKAICSILNKVEEYHLKSVAIPAISSGLFHYPLRDCADTIASTVKRYYDNLHHQNHRPKEIFLVNHDEPTVKEMERACRHIFDPQQHQTYSQAAAGNSRGAANTPTPSFQMGNVRLTLKKGKIEEERTDVIVNTASVDRNLSIGKISNAILQKAGYEIQNEISRAVLKGSIIHTRSYQLQCKEVFHTFCPEKGNDPAADQKLYFSVYECLMMAVGRRYVSITFPAIGTGALGFSKAESASIMLSAVYNFAHTCSTLLEVYLVIFPSDHETFQAFQREMGLLQQRLASFSVPLEGKPGHQPHQHHSAHSGESQWYPSPEAHGPKDESHTSRALTPQISLDGPSEESKYEAQKWLKDLLSMDSHAIKIYNNFISHFSDTDHLRLSRFAEKGLFIEEFFTQGHACIEINGEKENAAVAAVKVEAMLCKVQKDFISEEECELQVLVDTEPAPKRQTVRRSSREFTKRADAFSGHGLKVKKVEEVENRALKKMFELKKKQLDCFKSETMFQRIPAQFCEMISRIGFQAECAPPEDPKYGEGIYFTSNIKRALDLWRDQREKYLYFVEAEVLTGASAPGSPGLLLPPVKCDSVHGGSDVSVIFSGYQALPKYIITCEKVESVSLHQRKDFTTFSHGSV; encoded by the exons ATGGATGCTAATCTGAATATTCATCTTAACAGAGAGTCAGTCaacattgtaaaaaaatgtGGAGATGCTCTTTGTAAAGTCCTTTACGATAAATTTGGATGCGTGGCCACCATTAATGGTGTGGAGATGGAGAATGAGAGCAGGACTTCATATCAGAGACAACCATCACCCATTTCTCCAGAGAAAAGATGGGAATTCAGGCTGCGTTCAGGTGTAAAGATCTCTGTGTGGAAGGCTGATCTCACCAATTTCAGTGCTGATGCTGTTGTAAATGCTGCTAACAAATATCTACAGCACTATGGAGGCCTTGCTCAGGCTCTGTCCACTGCTGGTGGTCCTCAAATCCAAAAGGAAAGTGCTGATTATGTTCAAAAGTAtggaaatttaaaaacaggGGAGGCAGTTGTGTTTGATGCAGGGTCACTACCATACAATAAGATCATTCATGCTGTGGGTCCAGAGTTGGACAAACATCATTCCCACTCTGATTTTAATAAAGCTGAGTCTTTGTTGGTGAAAGCCATCTGTAGCATTCTCAACAAAGTAGAAGAATATCATCTGAAGAGTGTTGCCATTCCTGCCATAAGCTCCGGATTGTTCCACTACCCACTGAGAGACTGTGCGGACACCATAGCGTCAACTGTAAAACGCTATTATGACAACCTGCACCATCAGAACCATCGTCCCAAAGAAATCTTCCTTGTCAACCACGATGAGCCCACAGTAAAGGAAATGGAGAGAGCATGCCGTCATATATTCGAccctcagcagcaccaaacTTACAGCCAGGCGGCAGCAGGAAATAGCAGAGGTGCTGCCAATACCCCTACACCATCATTCCAGATGGGAAACGTCCGTCTGACGCTGAAGAAGGGTAAAATTGAAGAAGAACGG ACGGATGTTATTGTTAACACTGCATCAGTCGACAGAAACCTAAGCATTGGTAAAATTTCCAACGCTATATTGCAAAAAGCAGGTTATGAGATTCAAAATGAAATAAGCAGAGCTGTCTTGAAGGGCAGTATCATCCACACACGATCTTACCAACTGCAGTGCAAAGAGGTGTTTCACACTTTTTGCCCTGAAAAAGGAAATGATCCAGCAGCAGATCAG AAGCTTTACTTTTCTGTGTATGAGTGCTTAATGATGGCTGTCGGACGTCGTTACGTCTCAATCACCTTTCCTGCTATCGGCACCGGAGCCCTTGGGTTTAGTAAAGCAGAATCTGCCTCAATCATGTTGAGTGCAGTCTATAACTTTGCCCATACCTGTTCAACTCTGCTGGAGGTTTACTTGGTCATATTTCCTTCTGACCATGAAACATTCCAG GCTTTTCAGAGAGAAATGGGACTTTTACAGCAACGCTTAGCGTCTTTCAGCGTTCCCCTCg AAGGGAAACCTGGACATCAACCTCACCAGCATCACTCAGCCCATTCTGGGGAATCCCAATGGTATCCCAGTCCAGAGG CACATGGGCCTAAAGACGAGTCCCACACCAGCAGAGCTCTGACCCCACAGATCAGCCTGGATGGTCCTTCTGAGGAATCAAAATATGAGGCTCAGAAGTGGCTAAAGGACCTTCTCTCTATGGATTCCCACGCCATCAAAATCTACAACAACTTCATCTCGCACTTCAGCGACACAGACCATCTGCGGCTGTCCCGTTTCGCTGAAAAAGGGTTGTTCATTGAGGAGTTTTTCACACAAGGTCATGCATGCATAGAAATAAACGGGGAGAAGGAAaatgctgctgttgctgctgtgaagGTGGAGGCCATGCTCTGCAAAGTCCAAAAAGATTTCATCTCAGAGGAAGAATGTGAACTGCAGGTTCTGGTTGACACAGAGCCGGCCCCTAAAAGACAGACCGTCAGGCGGTCAAGCAGAGAATTTACCAAGCGAGCCGATGCTTTCTCTGGACACgggttaaaagttaaaaag gtGGAAGAAGTTGAGAACCGTGCTCTGAAGAAGATGTTTGaactaaagaaaaaacagcttGACTGCTTCAAGTCTGAAACAATGTTTCAACGAATCCCAGCACAGTTCTGTGAGATGATCAGTCGAATCGGATTCCAGGCTGAGTGTGCGCCGCCTGAAG ATCCAAAGTATGGAGAGGGCATCTACTTTACATCCAACATAAAGAGGGCCCTGGACCTGTGGCGGGACCAAAGAGAAAAGTACCTGTACTTTGTTGAGGCCGAAGTGCTGACAGGAGCGTCGGCTCCTGGGAGCCCAGGCCTCCTTTTGCCTCCAGTTAAATGTGACAGCGTCCACGGAGGCTCTGACGTCTCCGTTATCTTCAGCGGTTATCAAGCTTTGCCCAAGTACATTATCACCTGTGAGAAGGTTGAAAGTGTTTCCCTTCATCAGAGGAAGGATTTTACTACTTTCAGCCATGGTTCAGTTTAA
- the parp9 gene encoding protein mono-ADP-ribosyltransferase PARP9 isoform X1: MDANLNIHLNRESVNIVKKCGDALCKVLYDKFGCVATINGVEMENESRTSYQRQPSPISPEKRWEFRLRSGVKISVWKADLTNFSADAVVNAANKYLQHYGGLAQALSTAGGPQIQKESADYVQKYGNLKTGEAVVFDAGSLPYNKIIHAVGPELDKHHSHSDFNKAESLLVKAICSILNKVEEYHLKSVAIPAISSGLFHYPLRDCADTIASTVKRYYDNLHHQNHRPKEIFLVNHDEPTVKEMERACRHIFDPQQHQTYSQAAAGNSRGAANTPTPSFQMGNVRLTLKKGKIEEERTDVIVNTASVDRNLSIGKISNAILQKAGYEIQNEISRAVLKGSIIHTRSYQLQCKEVFHTFCPEKGNDPAADQKLYFSVYECLMMAVGRRYVSITFPAIGTGALGFSKAESASIMLSAVYNFAHTCSTLLEVYLVIFPSDHETFQAFQREMGLLQQRLASFSVPLGAEGKPGHQPHQHHSAHSGESQWYPSPEAHGPKDESHTSRALTPQISLDGPSEESKYEAQKWLKDLLSMDSHAIKIYNNFISHFSDTDHLRLSRFAEKGLFIEEFFTQGHACIEINGEKENAAVAAVKVEAMLCKVQKDFISEEECELQVLVDTEPAPKRQTVRRSSREFTKRADAFSGHGLKVKKVEEVENRALKKMFELKKKQLDCFKSETMFQRIPAQFCEMISRIGFQAECAPPEDPKYGEGIYFTSNIKRALDLWRDQREKYLYFVEAEVLTGASAPGSPGLLLPPVKCDSVHGGSDVSVIFSGYQALPKYIITCEKVESVSLHQRKDFTTFSHGSV; encoded by the exons ATGGATGCTAATCTGAATATTCATCTTAACAGAGAGTCAGTCaacattgtaaaaaaatgtGGAGATGCTCTTTGTAAAGTCCTTTACGATAAATTTGGATGCGTGGCCACCATTAATGGTGTGGAGATGGAGAATGAGAGCAGGACTTCATATCAGAGACAACCATCACCCATTTCTCCAGAGAAAAGATGGGAATTCAGGCTGCGTTCAGGTGTAAAGATCTCTGTGTGGAAGGCTGATCTCACCAATTTCAGTGCTGATGCTGTTGTAAATGCTGCTAACAAATATCTACAGCACTATGGAGGCCTTGCTCAGGCTCTGTCCACTGCTGGTGGTCCTCAAATCCAAAAGGAAAGTGCTGATTATGTTCAAAAGTAtggaaatttaaaaacaggGGAGGCAGTTGTGTTTGATGCAGGGTCACTACCATACAATAAGATCATTCATGCTGTGGGTCCAGAGTTGGACAAACATCATTCCCACTCTGATTTTAATAAAGCTGAGTCTTTGTTGGTGAAAGCCATCTGTAGCATTCTCAACAAAGTAGAAGAATATCATCTGAAGAGTGTTGCCATTCCTGCCATAAGCTCCGGATTGTTCCACTACCCACTGAGAGACTGTGCGGACACCATAGCGTCAACTGTAAAACGCTATTATGACAACCTGCACCATCAGAACCATCGTCCCAAAGAAATCTTCCTTGTCAACCACGATGAGCCCACAGTAAAGGAAATGGAGAGAGCATGCCGTCATATATTCGAccctcagcagcaccaaacTTACAGCCAGGCGGCAGCAGGAAATAGCAGAGGTGCTGCCAATACCCCTACACCATCATTCCAGATGGGAAACGTCCGTCTGACGCTGAAGAAGGGTAAAATTGAAGAAGAACGG ACGGATGTTATTGTTAACACTGCATCAGTCGACAGAAACCTAAGCATTGGTAAAATTTCCAACGCTATATTGCAAAAAGCAGGTTATGAGATTCAAAATGAAATAAGCAGAGCTGTCTTGAAGGGCAGTATCATCCACACACGATCTTACCAACTGCAGTGCAAAGAGGTGTTTCACACTTTTTGCCCTGAAAAAGGAAATGATCCAGCAGCAGATCAG AAGCTTTACTTTTCTGTGTATGAGTGCTTAATGATGGCTGTCGGACGTCGTTACGTCTCAATCACCTTTCCTGCTATCGGCACCGGAGCCCTTGGGTTTAGTAAAGCAGAATCTGCCTCAATCATGTTGAGTGCAGTCTATAACTTTGCCCATACCTGTTCAACTCTGCTGGAGGTTTACTTGGTCATATTTCCTTCTGACCATGAAACATTCCAG GCTTTTCAGAGAGAAATGGGACTTTTACAGCAACGCTTAGCGTCTTTCAGCGTTCCCCTCg GTGCAGAAGGGAAACCTGGACATCAACCTCACCAGCATCACTCAGCCCATTCTGGGGAATCCCAATGGTATCCCAGTCCAGAGG CACATGGGCCTAAAGACGAGTCCCACACCAGCAGAGCTCTGACCCCACAGATCAGCCTGGATGGTCCTTCTGAGGAATCAAAATATGAGGCTCAGAAGTGGCTAAAGGACCTTCTCTCTATGGATTCCCACGCCATCAAAATCTACAACAACTTCATCTCGCACTTCAGCGACACAGACCATCTGCGGCTGTCCCGTTTCGCTGAAAAAGGGTTGTTCATTGAGGAGTTTTTCACACAAGGTCATGCATGCATAGAAATAAACGGGGAGAAGGAAaatgctgctgttgctgctgtgaagGTGGAGGCCATGCTCTGCAAAGTCCAAAAAGATTTCATCTCAGAGGAAGAATGTGAACTGCAGGTTCTGGTTGACACAGAGCCGGCCCCTAAAAGACAGACCGTCAGGCGGTCAAGCAGAGAATTTACCAAGCGAGCCGATGCTTTCTCTGGACACgggttaaaagttaaaaag gtGGAAGAAGTTGAGAACCGTGCTCTGAAGAAGATGTTTGaactaaagaaaaaacagcttGACTGCTTCAAGTCTGAAACAATGTTTCAACGAATCCCAGCACAGTTCTGTGAGATGATCAGTCGAATCGGATTCCAGGCTGAGTGTGCGCCGCCTGAAG ATCCAAAGTATGGAGAGGGCATCTACTTTACATCCAACATAAAGAGGGCCCTGGACCTGTGGCGGGACCAAAGAGAAAAGTACCTGTACTTTGTTGAGGCCGAAGTGCTGACAGGAGCGTCGGCTCCTGGGAGCCCAGGCCTCCTTTTGCCTCCAGTTAAATGTGACAGCGTCCACGGAGGCTCTGACGTCTCCGTTATCTTCAGCGGTTATCAAGCTTTGCCCAAGTACATTATCACCTGTGAGAAGGTTGAAAGTGTTTCCCTTCATCAGAGGAAGGATTTTACTACTTTCAGCCATGGTTCAGTTTAA